A portion of the Betta splendens chromosome 2, fBetSpl5.4, whole genome shotgun sequence genome contains these proteins:
- the LOC114851147 gene encoding growth hormone receptor-like: protein MLWLLLALLPVVVITQDASDEDKHNRKDVAMLPHIYYCRSPNMEDFTCWWHPLNNLTDGEEVTHVLTYSKESTHSIRECPDYTTGGPNSCHFDSSHTAIWTVYCMNVTAVTVRRNYTSQEHCLDVADIVQTEAPVYVTYTLTEAGGDEMGHNVLLSWTYPVPSHLQYGWITLVYELQYRRVTEPGNWKVKHPIREPSVELLGLPAGDYVVRVRCRSHNYGLWSNWSSTLLMSVPARAARPPAGKLLLIMVTGVGVVALLGILFGLIPHYKRLKQYCLPPIPKPRIVGIDPLLLKMGKLDEINRHFSNFHSYRPPSYTEEVWDSVSTDDCATSPTPSSLLADASDRGKDVPMGPRELHHQVTATNPALCVQSLPNYCSLPPEAFGRSPEGPALWPRPEMMSSDYSVMEKDSVPNPSSSPEATGLTIKCSPQDFYTCVQLMNESGEVHLVPCLPPAYCTEFPASPSAVLDSKQRVKEKKQQLAEHQASTKRISGAMDDRTTERREAAAPLLPAMGDNQVAHPQNTERP, encoded by the exons atgctgtggctgctgctcgcGCTTCTGCCGGTGGTGGTCATCACACAGGACGCCTCGGATGAAGACAAACACAACCGCA AGGATGTCGCAATGCTTCCCCACATCTACTACTGCCGTTCTCCAAACATGGAGGACTTCACCTGCTGGTGGCACCCACTTAACAACCtgacagatggagaggaggtCACCCACGTCCTGACCTACTCCAAAGA GAGCACCCACAGCATACGTGAGTGTCCAGACTACACCACTGGGGGCCCCAACAGCTGCCATTTTGACAGCAGCCACACAGCTATATGGACCGTGTACTGCATGAACGTGACCGCCGTCACCGTGCGCAGGAACTACACCTCCCAGGAGCACTGCCTGGACGTGGCAGACATAG TTCAGACCGAAGCTCCCGTCTATGTGACCTACACGCTGACGGAGGCTGGCGGCGATGAAATGGGCCACAACGTGCTGCTGTCCTGGACGTACCCGGTGCCTTCACACCTGCAGTACGGCTGGATCACACTGGTGTACGagctgcagtaccgacgcgtgaCGGAGCCGGGCAACTGGAAG GTGAAGCACCCCATTCGGGAGCCGtcggtggagctgctgggcctTCCTGCCGGAGACTACGTGGTCCGGGTTCGCTGCCGCTCTCACAACTATGGCCTGTGGAGCAACTGGAGCTCCACACTGCTGATGAGCGTCCCTGCCAGAGCTGCCAGACCCCCTGCAG GAAAACTGCTGCTGATCATGGTGACAGGTGTGGGCGTGGTGGCTCTACTGGGAATCCTCTTTGGTCTCATTCCACATTACAAAAG GTTAAAACAGTACTGCCTACCGCCCATTCCCAAGCCACGGATTGTTGGCATCGACCCGCTGCTCCTGAAG ATGGGAAAGTTGGATGAAATCAACCGTCACTTCAGTAACTTCCACAGCTACAGACCTCCCAGCTACACGGAGGAGGTGTGGGACAGCGTCAGCACAGACGACTGTGCCACCTCACCCACGCCCTCCAGCCTCCTGGCTGATGCCTCCGACAGAGGGAAGGATGTCCCCATGGGTCCACGCGAGCTTCATCACCAGGTCACAGCCACAAACCCGGCGCTGTGCGTGCAGAGTCTACCTAACTACTGCTCACTGCCTCCTGAAGCTTTTGGCCGCTCACCCGAAGGGCCTGCCCTGTGGCCGAGGCCggagatgatgtcatcagacTACAGTGTGATGGAAAAGGACAGCGTTCCCAACCCTTCCTCTTCTCCCGAAGCCACCGGCCTCACCATCAAGTGTTCTCCTCAGGACTTCTACACCTGCGTTCAGCTGATGAACGAATCAGGTGAGGTGCATCTGGTGCCATGCCTGCCTCCAGCCTACTGCACTGAGTTCCCAGCTTCTCCCAGTGCTGTTTTGGACTCCAAGCAGCGTgtgaaggaaaaaaagcagcagcttgcAGAACACCAAGCATCAACAAAGCGGATCAGCGGAGCAATGGATGACAGGACCACAGAacggagagaagcagcagcgcctcTGCTGCCCGCGATGGGTGACAATCAGGTAGCACACCCACAAAACACTGAGAGACCGTGA
- the dusp27 gene encoding serine/threonine/tyrosine-interacting-like protein 2: MASVSDHTDPDGPDVKAVQSQYLRCPSPSFSMLSESRFSAISGSDSILMEPIHLSSAVAAKKIISEELPPRGLRTESIPESMLERAEQLMVEDLYNRVRDMIDDRSPYNTPCVLDIQRALVQDHVEAPINPVDEVWPNIYIAEKSVALNTARLKRMGITHILNTAHGTGVYTGESFYAGMNIQYMGIEVDDFPDADMSVHFRPTAEFLDEALLTHKGKVLLVSVMGVSRSAVLVASYLMIFHHMTIMEALTSIRKKRAINPNEGFLKQLRELNENLLEEHDDDETLSQCSVIDARTRTRLFGDGGDDDEEEDADTSEGQSMTEVKAHSIMMEEEEDGGSVMSSVASSAAAAALRSGLVASNGLEGQGSAGVQEDFVLPDQELGREGDNEEGIDSMIREWQRRNEKYQSEEWWEAQLNSDCEDGESLPGLSKSTEPDADVDSVTSEDIQGIRERLKRRNQRPPSDAMSTSSCRSYSDLWKQRLKEIEEQAAALYRKKDDGDGSESTATGTGGERNVDDEVESILSDASSMYNFCQKNKETLTPLERWRVKRIQFGWNKKDREDGEQSSVGDGETVDGKGEARTASFQDVNLTAYQAWKLRQQKRLGEENAEEILEMSRGENSAIIKRRQRREEILERSKKTLEESQSMCGWETESYISGGTVPLSAFWAGAGVMTPQSVINDNMSVVSGRSSVISSVSQPRSSRSAQSAVLPNPLSPAPPILPLVTAQNSGEPMVNLASIQNWIANVVSETIKQKQSEMNRAGSENGFGIAPSVISGWGLEDDKASTLSGASNSSALSQARSRTTSVLSGAGSGITSGLSGRASTTVGSTLGSKKNKITTTSVPLFSLFQDQVNLSKLDAMDKEIKSGMRNKMATYEKKKILEDNKRSTMFKKKKQTEDDDEQQQEKLRKEEEFLEETKRKEKLKKNHGLSGCLNLNRALERGKDTSIDDWLKSVRPPPRKSALGAQDAPDDPCDDLDASASEFDFSGQRASDDDDDDDDDDEDKNPYVSRYRAGLCKDLLSEDRKYVCNGFTEYHDYRQTGRSYGASEEDSYTHSSKTKYDHYSQFKSSERERGRSRREGGSDDEEEEDVATFIAQTRQRIRAQAAAEAEDDEVLAAWRAQQEAKSQSQHES; the protein is encoded by the exons ATGGCCTCAGTCAGCGATCACACGGATCCTGATGGACCTGATGTCAAAGCTGTCCAGTCTCAGTACCTGCGCTGCCCCTCCCCCAG tTTCTCCATGTTGTCAGAGTCCAGGTTCTCTGCGATCTCTGGCTCTGACAGCATCCTGATGGAGCCCATCCATCTTTCATCTGCTGTCGCTGCCAAGAAGATCATCAGTGAGG AGCTGCCGCCTCGTGGGCTTCGCACGGAGTCCATCCCAGAGTCCATGTTAGAACGTgcggagcagctgatggtgGAGGACCTCTACAACCGGGTCAGGGACATGATCGATGACCGCAGCCCCTACAACACCCCGTGTGTGCTGGACATTCAAAGGGCGCTGGTGCAGGACCACGTGGAAGCTCCCATCAACCCTGTGGATGAGGTGTGGCCCAACATCTACATAGCAGAAAA ATCAGTTGCTCTTAACACGGCTCGTCTCAAGCGGATGGGCATTACCCACATCCTTAACACTGCCCACGGCACAGGCGTCTACACCGGGGAGTCTTTCTACGCGGGCATGAACATTCAGTACATGGGCATCGAGGTGGACGACTTTCCAGACGCCGACATGTCGGTTCACTTCAGGCCGACGGCCGAGTTCCTGGACGAGGCTCTGCTGACGCACAAAG GGAAGGTTCTGCTGGTTTCTGTGATGGGCGTCAGTCGCTCTGCTGTCCTGGTGGCTTCCTATTTGATGATCTTCCACCACATGACCATCATGGAGGCCTTAACCTCCATTAGGAAGAAACGTGCCATCAACCCAAATGAAGGCTTCTTAAAGCAGCTACGAGAGCTCAATGAAAACCTTTTGGAGGAGCATGACGATGACGAAACCCTCAGCCAGTGTTCAGTTATCGATGCTCGCACCCGCACTCGCCTGTTTGGAGATggtggagatgatgatgaggaggaggatgctgataCCTCGGAGGGGCAGAGCATGACGGAGGTGAAAGCACACTCCAtcatgatggaggaggaggaggatggaggaagcgTGATGAGCAGTGTTGcctcttctgcagcagctgcagcacttaGAAGTGGTTTGGTAGCAAGCAATGGGCTGGAAGGCCAGGGATCAGCAGGAGTTCAAGAAGATTTTGTTCTACCTGATCAGGAGCTCGGACGAGAGGGCGACAATGAAGAGGGCATTGACAGCATGATTCGAGAATGGCAGCGTCGGAATGAGAAATACCAAAGCGAGGAGTGGTGGGAGGCCCAGCTGAACAGTGACTGTGAGGACGGGGAGTCTCTGCCTGGTCTATCCAAGAGCACAGAGCCCGATGCGGATGTGGACAGCGTCACCAGTGAAGACATCCAAGGTATAAGGGAGCGTCTGAAACGTCGCAATCAGCGTCCCCCATCTGATGCCATGTcgacctccagctgcagaagtTACTCAGATCTCTGGAAACAGCGGCTGAAGGAGATCGAGGAGCAAGCTGCCGCTCTCTATCGAAAGAAGGATGACGGTGATGGCAGCGAGAGCACTGCTACCGGCACAGGCGGGGAAAGGAACGTTGATGACGAGGTGGAGAGCATCCTCTCGGATGCCAGCTCCATGTACAACTTCTGCCAGAAAAACAAGGAGACCCTGACTCCGCTGGAGCGCTGGCGTGTCAAGAGGATCCAGTTTGGCTGGAACAAGAAggacagagaggatggagagcaAAGTTCTGTGGGCGATGGAGAGACGGTCGACGGCAAAGGAGAAGCCAGGACAGCATCATTCCAGGACGTCAACCTCACTGCATATCAGGCCTGGAAGCTCAGGCAGCAGAAGCGTCTGGGAGAAGAGAATGCAGAGGAAATACTGGAGATGAGTCGAGGGGAGAACTCTGCAATCATCAAAAGGAGACAACGGCGTGAGGAAATCCTGGAGCGTTCAAAGAAGACTTTGGAAGAGAGTCAGTCTATGTGCGGCTGGGAGACTGAGAGCTACATCAGCGGAGGAACGGTACCGCTCTCTGCTTTCTGGGCTGGAGCTGGGGTCATGACTCCCCAGAGTGTTATCAACGACAACATGTCAGTGGTTAGTGGCAGATCCTCCGTCATATCTTCAGTTTCACAACCTCGCAGTTCAAGATCAGCACAATCTGCTGTCCTGCCCAACCCActgtctccagctcctcccatcCTCCCACTAGTTACTGCCCAGAACTCTGGTGAACCCATGGTCAACCTGGCCAGCATCCAAAACTGGATCGCCAACGTAGTCTCTGAAACCATTAAACAGAAGCAGAGTGAAATGAACCGGGCCGGTTCTGAGAACGGCTTTGGAATCGCACCGAGCGTGATTTCTGGCTGGGGTCTGGAAGACGACAAGGCATCCACGCTGAGCGGCGCCTCCAACAGCAGTGCACTGTCCCAGGCTCGGAGCAGGACCACATCGGTCCTATCCGGTGCTGGATCAGGCATCACGTCGGGTCTCAGCGGCAGAGCTTCAACAACAGTGGGTTCCACTCTGGGATCCAAGAAAAACAAGATCACCACCACCAGCGTTCCACTCTTCAGCCTCTTCCAGGACCAGGTGAACCTGAGCAAACTGGATGCCATGGACAAAGAGATAAAGTCTGGAATGAGGAACAAGATGGCAACCtatgaaaagaaaaagattCTTGAGGACAACAAGCGAAGCACAATGttcaagaagaagaaacagactgaggatgatgatgagcagcagcaagaaaaattgaggaaggaggaggagtttctggaggagacaaagagaaaggagaagcttAAGAAGAACCATGGCCTCTCTGGATGCCTGAACCTCAACCGTGCCCTGGAGAGAGGAAAGGACACGAGCATTGATGACTGGCTGAAGAGTGTGAGGCCTCCTCCCAGGAAGTCGGCCTTAGGAGCACAGGACGCTCCAGACGATCCATGCGATGATCTGGATGCATCTGCTTCTGAATTTGATTTCTCAGGCCAGCGGGCatccgatgatgatgatgatgatgatgatgatgatgaagataaaaACCCGTATGTGTCCAGATACAGAGCAGGGCTGTGCAAGGATCTGTTAAGTGAAGACAGAAAGTATGTCTGTAATGGGTTCACAGAATATCATGACTACAGGCAGACAGGGCGGTCCTATGGAGCTTCTGAGGAGGACAGCTACACCCACTCCTCCAAAACCAAGTACGATCACTATTCACAATTTAAAAgcagtgagagggagagagggaggagcagaaGAGAGGGGggcagtgatgatgaggaggaagaggatgttgCCACCTTCATAGCCCAGACTCGACAGAGAATCcgagctcaggctgctgctgaggcagagGATGACGAGGTCCTTGCAGCTTGGAGAGCCCAGCAGGAGGCAAAGTCACAGAGTCAACATGAGTCCTAG